Within Sorangiineae bacterium MSr11367, the genomic segment TCCGCGGCTTGATCAAGAAAGGAGGGCCCTACCTATGAAGGAGACGTTCTTGCGCTGGTTCGCCGCCATCGGTCGCGGCGACGTGCCCTCCACCGTCTACGAGATCGTCGGTCTCGCGTTCGTCTGGTTCGGGGTCGCGGCCTTCGTGTACGTCTCGGCCACCGATCCCCGCGGGGCGGCCCGCCGCGTCGGGGCCAATTACGCGGGCGGCCTGAATGTCCACCTGCGCAGCATGTTCCTCCCCGAGCGCGGCGCCTACTTCGCGTGGCTCCAGCTCATTGGCGCGATCGCGCTGCTGGCGATTTACGGCTTCGTGAAGCTCGAAGCCCTCCTCTATGCCACCGTGGCCGCCATCGTCGTGCCGCCCGTGCTCCTTCGCTCGATGGCCAAGCGACGACGAAAGCGCCTGGACGATCAGGTGCACGGCTTCACCCTGGCCCTGGCCAATGCGCTCAAGACCACGGCGAGCATCGGCGAGGCCCTTTGGATCACCCTGGACGTGACCGCGAAGCCGCTGCGCGAAGAGCTGGAGACCGCGCTCAAACAAGTGCGCATCGGCAGCACCCTGGAGGAAGCGCTCCTCGCCATGACGGCCCGCGCGCAATCCACGTCGCTCGACGTCGTCGTCTCCGCGCTGCTCATCGGCCGCCAGACCGGTGGCGATCTGCCGCGCATCCTCGAGGGCACCGCCGGCTCGCTCCGTGAGCTCAAACGCCTCGAGGAGTTGACCGAGAAGGTCACCCTTGGCGCGCGCCAATCGTTGCTCATCGCGGCGGCCATCACCGCGTGCCTCGCGTTCTTCCTGCCGCGCGTCGTGCCCGGCTTCTTCGACCCGCTGCGCGATACCGTGAAAGGGCAGCTCGTCGTCGCGCAATGCGTCTTCATGTACTTCTCCGCGCTGTACCTCGGATACCGCTTTACGCGGATGGATATCTAACGATGAGCTATCCCGTTTATCGCATTCTCATGGTGGCGCTGTTGGTCCTGACGTTGGGATCCCTCGTATTCTGGATTGCGCTCCGCCCCTCGCGCACGACGTCGCGCTTGGGCATGCGAGGGCTCAAACGGCAGCAATCGCTGTTGCGGAGCCCGTCCTGGGCGACCATCGAGCCGCTGGTGCGCTGGTTGGGCGTGCGCGTGGGGGCCGTGCTCGATGAGGGCACGCGCGCGAACCTCGATATGCAATTGACCTATGCGGGGGATTACCTCGGGCTCTCCGCCGACGAGTATTTCGCCCTCATCGTCTTCAGTGGATTGGGCGGCGGCGCCGTGGGAAGCCTTCTCGCGTACTTCGTCCAAATGAGCATTGCCTGGCTGCCCATTCCCATCGGCCTGGCGCTGGGGGCGGCGGTGCCGTACCTCATCGTGGACGGTGCGCGGGTCGGTCGCTGGAAGGCCATCAACCGCGGCCTTCCGTATGCCGTCGACCTCATGGCCCTCTCCATGAGCGCGGGGCTCGATTTTCCGGGCTCGGTGCAGCAGGTCGTCGAAAAGGCCAAGGCCAACGAGGCCCTGCGCGAGGAGCTCGCGTTCTTGCTCCAGCAGCTGCAACTGGGGCGCACGCGCACGCAGGCGCTGCGCGAGCTGGCCGCGCGCGTTCCCATCGAGAGCGTGCGCGAGTTCGCGCAGGCGCTCATTCAAGCCGAAGAACGCGGCAATCCGGTGGCCGCGGTGCTCGAGGTGCAGGCCGCCACCTCGCGCACGCGGCGCTCCAATCTGGCCGAAAAGGCCGCAGAGAACATGCGCGCCAAAATGGTGCTGCCGACGATGGTTCTCATCGGCGTCGGCATGATCCTCATCGCGGTGCCGTCCGCCATGATGCTCGACAAGCTTTCGACGGGAGGTCTCAAATGAAGTTCGCAGCACGCGAAGCGCGGGAAACCCAAACGGGACTCAAGTTCCGTGTTCGCTATGCCGACGGCCGCACCGAGCAGTTCCTCGT encodes:
- a CDS encoding type II secretion system F family protein → MKETFLRWFAAIGRGDVPSTVYEIVGLAFVWFGVAAFVYVSATDPRGAARRVGANYAGGLNVHLRSMFLPERGAYFAWLQLIGAIALLAIYGFVKLEALLYATVAAIVVPPVLLRSMAKRRRKRLDDQVHGFTLALANALKTTASIGEALWITLDVTAKPLREELETALKQVRIGSTLEEALLAMTARAQSTSLDVVVSALLIGRQTGGDLPRILEGTAGSLRELKRLEELTEKVTLGARQSLLIAAAITACLAFFLPRVVPGFFDPLRDTVKGQLVVAQCVFMYFSALYLGYRFTRMDI
- a CDS encoding type II secretion system F family protein, whose product is MSYPVYRILMVALLVLTLGSLVFWIALRPSRTTSRLGMRGLKRQQSLLRSPSWATIEPLVRWLGVRVGAVLDEGTRANLDMQLTYAGDYLGLSADEYFALIVFSGLGGGAVGSLLAYFVQMSIAWLPIPIGLALGAAVPYLIVDGARVGRWKAINRGLPYAVDLMALSMSAGLDFPGSVQQVVEKAKANEALREELAFLLQQLQLGRTRTQALRELAARVPIESVREFAQALIQAEERGNPVAAVLEVQAATSRTRRSNLAEKAAENMRAKMVLPTMVLIGVGMILIAVPSAMMLDKLSTGGLK